Proteins encoded together in one Catellatospora citrea window:
- the murJ gene encoding murein biosynthesis integral membrane protein MurJ yields MTAPDRLPPVESDHTIVIPHVVGTALPAEELEAAAEPTFEDEHKGAAGNSAKMAVGSLVSRGTGFLRTAVMAAALGSTVLGNAYTTAQIFPGMIYELLLGGILSSVLVPMLVRARKHDPDRGQAYTQRLLTLTVIVLGITTVLAVACAPLLAMAYAGGSPESYQSLITSLSYLMLPTIFFYGLTGLCSAVLNTRGQFAAPMWTPILNNIVVIGTGLLYLVVFGDKSIDDASAVSRGQILLLGGGVMLGIVVQACGLLPALRRVGFRWRTRFDFRELGLRRLARVGGWMFCYVIVNQLALLVLTNLLNRAQKDGAGTMIYNNVFLLMMMAHGIVAVSIITALLPRMSAAAADGRATDIAADLSRGIRVVTVMLAPIAVTYVVLALPISIALFERSNFTRTASIHTAPVLAMAGLALLPFAISQLFNFSYYSMQDTKTPALLNLPVITMRLSIQLGWWAVFAAATTAVGMMVGNAVSYVFAALLSATLLKRRIGLIGLRRISLTLVKVLVAGLVAAAAGYGTVQLLFMGATQSTVGTFTSWVTLIVGGIVICGVYGATALALKVSEVQDVVGMVRRKIGR; encoded by the coding sequence ATGACAGCCCCCGATCGTCTCCCCCCGGTCGAGTCGGACCACACCATCGTGATCCCGCACGTGGTGGGTACGGCGCTGCCCGCCGAGGAGCTCGAGGCCGCGGCCGAGCCCACCTTCGAGGACGAGCACAAGGGGGCGGCCGGCAACTCCGCCAAGATGGCCGTCGGCTCGCTGGTAAGCCGGGGCACCGGCTTCCTGCGCACGGCCGTCATGGCGGCCGCGCTCGGCAGCACCGTGCTGGGCAACGCGTACACCACCGCGCAGATCTTCCCCGGAATGATCTACGAGCTGCTGCTCGGCGGCATCCTGTCCAGCGTGCTGGTGCCGATGCTGGTCCGGGCCCGCAAGCACGACCCCGACCGGGGCCAGGCCTACACGCAGCGGCTGCTCACCCTCACCGTGATCGTGCTGGGCATCACGACCGTCCTGGCCGTGGCCTGCGCGCCGCTGCTGGCGATGGCGTACGCGGGCGGCTCCCCGGAGAGCTACCAGAGCCTGATCACGTCGCTGTCGTACCTCATGCTGCCGACGATCTTCTTCTACGGCCTGACCGGCCTGTGCAGCGCGGTGCTCAACACCCGCGGGCAGTTCGCCGCCCCCATGTGGACCCCGATCCTGAACAACATCGTGGTCATCGGGACCGGCCTGCTCTACCTGGTGGTCTTCGGCGACAAGTCGATCGACGACGCCTCCGCGGTGTCCCGCGGGCAGATCCTCCTGCTGGGCGGCGGCGTCATGCTCGGCATCGTGGTCCAGGCGTGCGGCCTGCTGCCCGCGCTGCGTCGGGTCGGCTTCCGCTGGCGCACCCGCTTCGACTTCCGCGAGCTGGGCCTGCGCCGGCTGGCCCGGGTCGGCGGCTGGATGTTCTGCTACGTGATCGTGAACCAGCTCGCGCTGCTGGTGCTGACCAACCTGCTCAACCGGGCGCAGAAAGACGGCGCCGGCACGATGATCTACAACAACGTGTTCCTGCTGATGATGATGGCGCACGGCATCGTCGCGGTCTCGATCATCACGGCGCTGCTGCCCCGGATGAGCGCGGCGGCCGCCGACGGCCGGGCCACCGACATCGCCGCCGACCTCAGCCGCGGCATCCGCGTGGTGACCGTGATGCTCGCGCCGATCGCCGTCACCTACGTCGTGCTGGCCCTGCCGATCTCGATCGCGCTCTTCGAACGCAGCAACTTCACCCGGACCGCCTCGATCCACACCGCGCCGGTGCTGGCCATGGCCGGGCTGGCGCTGCTGCCGTTCGCGATCAGCCAGCTGTTCAACTTCAGCTACTACTCGATGCAGGACACCAAGACCCCGGCGCTGCTCAACCTGCCGGTGATCACCATGCGGCTCTCGATCCAGCTCGGCTGGTGGGCCGTGTTCGCCGCGGCCACCACCGCGGTCGGCATGATGGTCGGCAACGCGGTCTCGTACGTTTTCGCGGCGCTGCTCTCGGCCACCCTGCTCAAGCGCCGGATCGGCCTGATCGGCCTGCGCCGGATCTCGCTCACCCTGGTCAAGGTCCTGGTGGCCGGGCTGGTCGCCGCGGCGGCCGGCTACGGCACGGTCCAGTTGCTGTTCATGGGCGCCACCCAGTCGACGGTCGGCACGTTCACCAGCTGGGTGACCCTGATCGTCGGCGGCATCGTGATCTGCGGCGTCTACGGCGCGACCGCCCTCGCGCTCAAGGTCAGCGAGGTCCAGGACGTGGTCGGCATGGTCCGCCGCAAGATCGGCCGCTGA
- a CDS encoding CCA tRNA nucleotidyltransferase gives MSPSPELTAVQRNAVSELLRVSPVADELGRRFAKAGFELHLVGGSVRDALLGRLGDDLDFCTDAHPEDTLKIVKGWAEAIWETGREFGTIGLQRGGLRLEVTTYRAESYDGVSRNPQVQYGDNLHDDLVRRDFTVNAMAVSLPGHEFADPFGGLADLAARVIRTPGTPAQSFGDDPLRMLRAARFAAQLRFTVDPAVVTAMEHMAQDLRRITAERIRDEFSKLLLGADPVTGLRLLVDTGLADEFLPELAGLKLEIDEHAQHKDVYEHTLKVVSNAVGFDTADGGPDLVLRLAALLHDIGKPATKAVGGDGGVSFHHHEMVGARMAKSRLKLLKYPKDVISPVVALVGLHLRFYGYGRGEWTDSAVRRYVTDAGDQLTRLHKLTRSDCTTRNKRKAALLAADYDALEVRIARIQEEEDLARVRPDLDGNAIMELLGVPAGPVVGRAWKHLKELRLERGPLNRDEAEAELQRWARTEGLIP, from the coding sequence ATGTCGCCCTCACCTGAACTCACCGCCGTCCAGCGCAACGCCGTCTCCGAGCTGTTGCGCGTCTCCCCCGTGGCCGACGAATTGGGCCGCCGGTTCGCCAAGGCAGGCTTCGAGCTGCACCTCGTCGGCGGATCCGTCCGTGACGCGCTGCTCGGCCGGCTTGGTGACGATCTCGACTTCTGCACCGACGCCCACCCGGAGGACACCCTCAAGATCGTCAAGGGCTGGGCCGAGGCGATCTGGGAGACCGGCCGCGAGTTCGGCACCATCGGCCTGCAGCGCGGCGGCCTGCGGCTGGAGGTCACCACCTACCGCGCGGAGTCCTACGACGGCGTGAGCCGCAACCCGCAGGTGCAGTACGGCGACAACCTGCACGACGACCTGGTGCGCCGCGACTTCACCGTCAACGCGATGGCGGTCAGCCTGCCCGGCCACGAGTTCGCGGACCCGTTCGGCGGGCTGGCCGACCTGGCCGCGCGGGTGATCCGTACGCCCGGCACCCCGGCCCAGTCGTTCGGCGACGACCCGCTGCGCATGCTGCGCGCGGCCCGCTTCGCCGCCCAGCTGCGCTTCACGGTCGACCCGGCCGTGGTCACCGCGATGGAGCACATGGCGCAGGACCTGCGCCGGATCACCGCCGAGCGGATCCGTGACGAGTTCTCCAAGCTGCTGCTCGGCGCGGACCCGGTCACCGGGCTGCGGCTGCTCGTCGACACCGGGCTGGCCGACGAGTTCCTGCCCGAACTGGCCGGACTCAAGCTGGAGATCGACGAGCACGCCCAGCACAAGGACGTGTACGAGCACACCCTCAAGGTGGTCAGCAACGCGGTCGGCTTCGACACCGCCGACGGCGGACCCGACCTGGTGCTGCGCCTGGCCGCGCTGCTGCACGACATCGGCAAGCCGGCCACCAAGGCGGTGGGCGGCGACGGCGGCGTGAGCTTCCACCACCACGAGATGGTGGGCGCGCGGATGGCGAAGTCGCGGCTGAAGCTGCTCAAGTACCCCAAGGACGTGATCTCGCCGGTGGTCGCGCTGGTCGGGCTGCACCTGCGCTTCTACGGGTACGGCCGCGGCGAGTGGACCGACTCGGCGGTGCGCCGCTACGTCACCGACGCCGGGGACCAGCTCACCCGCCTGCACAAGCTCACCCGTTCCGACTGCACCACCCGCAACAAGCGCAAGGCCGCCCTGCTGGCCGCGGACTACGACGCGCTGGAAGTGCGCATCGCCCGCATCCAGGAGGAGGAGGACCTGGCCCGGGTGCGGCCCGACCTCGACGGCAACGCGATCATGGAGCTGCTCGGCGTCCCCGCGGGCCCGGTCGTCGGCCGCGCCTGGAAGCACCTCAAGGAGCTGCGCCTGGAGCGCGGCCCGCTCAACCGCGACGAAGCCGAGGCCGAACTCCAGCGCTGGGCCCGCACCGAGGGCCTCATTCCCTGA